The genomic window CGATCGAGCGCCCCGGTGACCTCGCGGCGATCCTGACCAACCTCGAGCCCGGCGACGTGCTCTTCGTGGACGAGATACACCGGCTGCCGCGAGCGGTCGAGGAGGTGCTCTACCCGGCGATGGAGGACTTCCAGCTCGACATCGTGGTCGGCAAGGGGCCCGGGGCGCGATCGATCCGGCTCGAGCTGCCGAGCTTCACCCTGGTGGGGGCGACGACCAGGACCGGCCTGCTGACCTCGCCGCTGCGCGACCGCTTCGGCTTCTCGGCGCACCTGGAGTTCTACGCCCCCGACGAGCTCGATGCCATCGTGCACCGCTCGGCGGGGATCCTCGGGGTCACCGTGACCGACGACGGGGCGCGCGAGATCGCACGACGTGCTCGTGGCACGCCCCGGATCGCCAACCGGCTGCTGCGCCGGGTGCGCGACTACGCCGAGGTCGAGGCCGAGGGGACGGTCGACCTCGACGTCGCGAAGGCGGCGCTCGCCATCTTCGACGTCGACGAACGCGGTCTCGACCGGCTCGACCGCCGCGTGCTCGAGGCCATCGCCCTGCGCTTCGCCGGAGGCCCGGTCGGACTCAGCACCCTGGCGACCGCCGTGGGGGAGGAGCCCGACACGGTCG from Actinomycetota bacterium includes these protein-coding regions:
- the ruvB gene encoding Holliday junction branch migration DNA helicase RuvB; translated protein: MSPTDDRNPVVSPAPLAGEDDIEVSLRPRKLDEFVGQQRVRRQLELILAGALGRGQAADHLLLSGAPGLGKTTLAAIVAAELGASLRATSGPAIERPGDLAAILTNLEPGDVLFVDEIHRLPRAVEEVLYPAMEDFQLDIVVGKGPGARSIRLELPSFTLVGATTRTGLLTSPLRDRFGFSAHLEFYAPDELDAIVHRSAGILGVTVTDDGAREIARRARGTPRIANRLLRRVRDYAEVEAEGTVDLDVAKAALAIFDVDERGLDRLDRRVLEAIALRFAGGPVGLSTLATAVGEEPDTVEDAVEPFLIQAGLIQRTPRGRIATPGAFAHLDVPIPTTGAPDAPPSLFE